One segment of Triticum aestivum cultivar Chinese Spring chromosome 2A, IWGSC CS RefSeq v2.1, whole genome shotgun sequence DNA contains the following:
- the LOC123190265 gene encoding putative xyloglucan endotransglucosylase/hydrolase protein 13, with the protein MSSPLLVAMAAAAIVVACCLAACPVGAGASAGDFYDNFVVKWGTDPDPDRRVEIVDGGRLVTLTLNNVSGAGFQSRDAFLFGEFTMEMKLVPGDSAGTVTTFYLTSKDPTAAGDGHDEIDFEFLGNVSGEPYLMQTNVFAQGVGGREQRSYLWFDPTEDFHNYTILWNPLNIIFSVDGVPVRVFRNHDANGVPYLSRQAMKVHATIWDGDTWATRGGRVKIDWAHAPFVASYGTYASSACVSAAGNGDQDGAPSAFCCPGDASSWMARRLGPDGERAVAWARDTYMVMDYCDDPWNLGRPAECDMDQLASAV; encoded by the exons TGTCGAGTCCTCTGCTTGTTGCAATGGCCGCGGCGGCAATCGTCGTCGCCTGCTGTTTAGCGGCGTGTCCGGTCGGCGCGGGCGCGAGCGCTGGTGACTTCTACGACAACTTCGTGGTGAAGTGGGGCACGGACCCAGACCCCGACCGGCGGGTCGAGATCGTCGACGGCGGGCGGCTGGTGACGCTCACCCTCAACAACGTCTCCGGCGCCGGGTTCCAGTCCCGGGACGCCTTCCTCTTCGGCGAGTTCACCATGGAGATGAAGCTCGTGCCGGGCGACTCGGCCGGCACGGTCACCACCTTCTAC CTGACATCCAAGGACCCGACGGCGGCGGGGGACGGGCACGACGAGATCGACTTCGAGTTCCTGGGCAACGTCAGCGGGGAGCCGTACCTGATGCAGACCAACGTGTTCGCCCAGGGGGTCGGGGGCAGGGAGCAGCGGTCCTACCTGTGGTTCGACCCGACAGAGGACTTCCACAACTACACCATCCTCTGGAACCCTCTGAACATCAT CTTCTCTGTGGACGGCGTGCCGGTGCGCGTGTTCCGGAACCACGACGCGAACGGCGTGCCGTACCTGAGCAGGCAGGCGATGAAGGTGCACGCCACCATCTGGGACGGCGACACCTGGGCCACCCGCGGCGGCCGGGTCAAGATCGACTGGGCGCACGCGCCCTTCGTCGCCTCCTACGGGACCTACGCCTCCAGCGCCTGCGTCTCCGCGGCCGGCAACGGCGATCAGGACGGAGCGCCGTCGGCCTTCTGCTGCCCGGGCGACGCCTCGTCGTGGATGGCCCGGCGGCTGGGGCCCGACGGCGAGCGCGCGGTGGCGTGGGCGCGCGACACGTACATGGTGATGGACTACTGCGACGACCCCTGGAACCTGGGCCGCCCCGCCGAGTGCGACATGGACCAGCTCGCCTCTGCCGTCTGA
- the LOC123190267 gene encoding xyloglucan endotransglucosylase/hydrolase protein 24, with protein MASPLHCRPKLRLLCVALAFVLAVDVGRADIYKDIQIIWSADHTYYFMDGDSEALALSLDFNRGSAFKSNDMYLFARIDIDIKLVEGNSAGTVCTVYTISEGPWDIHDEIDLEFLGNSTGEPYTLHTNVFAYGVGGREQQFKLWFDPSADYHTYSIVWNPKRITIEVDGVTIRTFDNNEDQGVPFPSWQQQRVYGSLWNADDWATQGGRVKTDWSLAPFVSYYRNYNITYCRPSPGVSWCGAEPAGSPLFNLSPKARADLQWVRYMGYVLYDYCTDRSNRYTDATRPKECSLPPRP; from the exons ATGGCTTCGCCATTGCATTGTAGGCCAAAGCTGCGGCTCCTGTGCGTGGCCCTGGCCTTCGTCCTGGCCGTGGACGTGGGCAGGGCGGACATCTACAAGGACATCCAGATCATATGGAGCGCGGACCACACCTACTacttcatggacggtgacagcgAGGCGCTGGCGCTCTCGCTGGACTTCAACCGGGGCTCCGCCTTCAAGTCCAACGACATGTACCTCTTCGCCCGCATCGACatcgacatcaagctcgtcgaggGCAACTCCGCCGGCACCGTCTGCACCGTCTAC ACCATCTCGGAGGGGCCGTGGGACATCCACGACGAGATCGACCTGGAGTTCCTGGGCAACTCCACCGGCGAGCCCTACACCCTCCACACCAACGTATTCGCCTACGGCGTCGGCGGCCGGGAGCAGCAGTTCAAGCTCTGGTTCGACCCCAGCGCCGACTACCACACCTACTCCATCGTCTGGAACCCCAAGCGCATCAC GATCGAGGTGGACGGCGTGACGATCCGGACGTTCGACAACAACGAGGACCAGGGCGTGCCGTTCCCGTCGTGGCAGCAGCAGCGGGTGTACGGGAGCCTGTGGAACGCCGACGACTGGGCGACGCAGGGCGGGCGCGTCAAGACGGACTGGTCGCTGGCGCCCTTCGTCTCCTACTACCGCAACTACAACATCACCTACTGCCGGCCGTCGCCCGGCGTGTCGTGGTGCGGCGCCGAGCCCGCCGGGTCCCCGCTCTTCAACCTCTCCCCCAAGGCGCGCGCCGACCTGCAGTGGGTGCGCTACATGGGCTACGTCCTCTACGACTACTGCACCGACAGGAGCAACCGGTACACCGACGCCACCAGGCCCAAGGAGTGCTCGCTCCCGCCCCGCCCGTGA